One stretch of Candidatus Nitrosotenuis cloacae DNA includes these proteins:
- a CDS encoding N-acetyl sugar amidotransferase codes for MRYCKKCLYPDTKPQLQFDKNGVCSACVNNLLKENIDWDKKREVFLRIIEKYRSKNGSNYDCIIPVSGGKDSTFQTYTMKETFGLNPLVVNFHPLDQTEIGKKNLENLKKLDVDCIEFSPKPKIYSKLAKFGLTELGDFQWPEHIGIFTVPVQIAVKYKIPLIIWGENPQFEYGALTNIDEETILDKQWTEKHGGYFLDKITPQDMTKYGFEMKDLKPYLYPSDEEIKEVGVTGVFLGSYIKWDIFKQLDLVKKLGFSENNEDKEGTYLRWENLDVYFTVFHDYFKFLKYGFGRATDHASIEIRYGRITREQGIELVKKHEGKIPRKYLKEFLQSAEITENEFHKICDKFTNKDIFLTNNDGTISKDSENNPILRNPIQ; via the coding sequence ATGCGGTATTGTAAAAAATGTTTATACCCTGATACTAAACCACAATTACAATTTGATAAAAATGGTGTTTGTAGCGCGTGCGTGAATAATCTACTGAAAGAAAATATAGACTGGGATAAAAAAAGAGAAGTTTTTTTACGAATTATTGAAAAATACCGAAGTAAAAACGGAAGCAACTATGATTGTATAATTCCAGTTAGCGGAGGTAAGGATTCAACTTTTCAAACATACACGATGAAAGAAACATTTGGCTTGAATCCATTGGTGGTAAATTTTCATCCCCTTGATCAAACTGAGATCGGAAAGAAAAATTTGGAAAACTTGAAAAAATTAGATGTCGATTGTATTGAATTTTCTCCAAAACCCAAGATATATTCAAAACTCGCAAAATTTGGGCTAACTGAACTAGGTGATTTTCAATGGCCAGAACATATTGGAATTTTCACAGTGCCTGTACAAATAGCAGTTAAATATAAAATTCCGTTAATCATATGGGGAGAAAACCCCCAATTTGAATACGGTGCATTGACCAATATTGATGAAGAAACTATTCTAGATAAACAATGGACTGAAAAACATGGTGGATATTTTCTTGATAAAATTACTCCACAAGATATGACAAAATATGGATTTGAAATGAAAGACCTGAAACCGTATCTCTATCCGTCCGATGAGGAGATTAAGGAGGTTGGTGTAACGGGAGTTTTTCTTGGCTCTTATATCAAATGGGATATCTTCAAACAACTAGATTTGGTAAAAAAATTAGGTTTTTCAGAAAACAACGAGGATAAAGAAGGAACTTATCTGAGGTGGGAAAACCTCGATGTATATTTTACGGTTTTTCACGACTATTTTAAATTCTTAAAATACGGATTTGGACGAGCCACTGATCATGCCTCAATAGAGATACGATATGGTAGAATTACAAGAGAGCAAGGTATTGAATTAGTTAAAAAACATGAAGGTAAGATACCACGAAAATATCTCAAAGAGTTTTTGCAGTCTGCAGAAATTACAGAAAATGAATTTCATAAAATATGTGATAAATTTACTAACAAAGATATATTTTTGACCAATAATGATGGAACTATATCTAAAGATAGCGAAAATAATCCTATCTTAAGAAATCCGATTCAATGA
- a CDS encoding lipopolysaccharide biosynthesis protein yields the protein MGLFGNSNLLKNIGSIGLVNIVGSLISAFFWIYLAGLMGSEQYGLLAYYLSIAGIFTSVSLIGGPMVITVFTAKKIPLTSTICLISISTSILCSVILYFVLNNVGISVYVIGAIIYNLSVSELLGRKFYKTYSIYFILQKTLFVVFSLILYYVMGPSGVLVGTGLSFLLFTTRVYRSFRDARINFQLLKTKWSFIANNFVLDLSYVVNGQIDKLFIGPMFGFMTLGNYYLGIQVLNMLAIIPESIRKYTLPEDSSGANTKKIKVITVFFSGFLALIGIFIVPQIFPIIFPAYTESLDLIPIISISIIPTTISTMYISHFLAKEQSFYILITSIVSIITMVLGIFTLGSLFGIIGLAFSLVLSDVSRAIMLSMIHLYQKRALSKF from the coding sequence ATGGGACTATTTGGCAATAGTAATCTTCTAAAAAATATTGGTTCAATTGGATTAGTAAATATTGTAGGATCTCTGATCTCTGCGTTTTTTTGGATTTACCTTGCTGGATTGATGGGTTCTGAACAATATGGCTTATTGGCATACTATCTCTCTATTGCTGGTATATTTACATCCGTTTCTTTAATTGGAGGCCCTATGGTAATCACTGTTTTTACTGCAAAAAAAATTCCACTAACATCTACAATATGTTTGATATCTATTTCGACAAGTATATTGTGTAGTGTTATTCTTTATTTTGTTTTAAATAATGTTGGGATTAGCGTTTATGTCATCGGAGCTATAATCTACAATCTCTCAGTATCTGAATTATTAGGAAGAAAATTCTACAAAACATATTCAATATATTTTATTTTACAAAAAACACTCTTTGTCGTATTTTCATTAATACTCTATTATGTTATGGGCCCAAGTGGCGTTTTAGTCGGTACCGGTCTGTCATTTTTGCTTTTTACAACAAGGGTCTATAGATCTTTTAGAGATGCAAGAATAAACTTTCAATTATTAAAGACAAAATGGAGCTTTATTGCAAATAATTTTGTATTAGATCTAAGCTACGTCGTAAATGGTCAAATTGATAAATTGTTTATTGGCCCTATGTTTGGATTTATGACTCTTGGAAATTACTATTTAGGAATTCAAGTTCTTAACATGTTAGCAATTATCCCAGAATCAATACGAAAGTATACTCTACCAGAAGATTCCAGTGGAGCTAATACCAAAAAAATAAAAGTCATAACCGTATTTTTTTCTGGTTTCTTGGCATTAATAGGAATATTTATTGTTCCACAAATATTTCCTATTATTTTTCCAGCATATACTGAATCATTAGATCTAATTCCTATTATTTCTATTTCAATTATACCTACCACCATATCAACTATGTACATCTCGCATTTTCTAGCTAAGGAACAGAGTTTCTACATTCTGATTACAAGCATTGTTTCAATAATTACGATGGTATTGGGAATTTTTACGCTTGGATCGTTGTTTGGAATAATTGGTTTAGCATTCTCGCTAGTTTTGTCTGATGTATCTAGAGCAATTATGTTGTCTATGATACATCTTTATCAAAAAAGAGCACTGTCTAAATTTTGA